A stretch of Methanococcus voltae DNA encodes these proteins:
- a CDS encoding 4Fe-4S binding protein, which yields MKVNTLKCGYCGACVGICPRNAIELIENKIEIDTEKCKGCKLCKEICPVNALEE from the coding sequence GTGAAAGTAAATACTTTAAAATGTGGCTACTGTGGGGCATGCGTTGGCATATGTCCGAGGAATGCAATTGAACTTATCGAGAATAAAATTGAAATAGATACAGAAAAATGTAAAGGCTGTAAACTTTGTAAAGAAATATGTCCAGTAAATGCTTTGGAGGAATAA
- a CDS encoding pyridoxal-phosphate-dependent aminotransferase family protein, translating to MKLNTEKLLMIPGPTMVPNEVLNTMALPIIGHRTADYGALLEDTVDKMKKVFQTKYDAHLITGSGTAAMDMAISNTVDKGDKVLNIVNGNFGDRFYKIANTYKANTMLLDNEWGDMADVEKVKETLEENPDTKVVTIVHNETSTGVKNPIEEIGKVVKDHDAIYIVDTVSSLGGDYVDVDKFNIDICVTGSQKCIAAPPGMAAISVNDKAWEVINKTETKSFYLDIKAYQKKWESSKETPYTPSVSMTYAMNKALEIVLDEGLETRFKRHDKFAEATRAGLEAMGIELFAKERARSVTVTSALYPEGISDKDFRGTLNNDYDVLVAGGQAHLKGKIFRVGHMGSVKEHHILGTLALIEAGLKKLGYDAGCGVDVAKDYLL from the coding sequence ATGAAATTGAATACCGAAAAGTTATTAATGATACCTGGACCTACAATGGTTCCAAATGAAGTTTTAAACACAATGGCTTTACCCATCATTGGGCACAGAACCGCAGATTATGGTGCACTTTTGGAAGACACAGTGGACAAAATGAAAAAAGTTTTCCAAACAAAATACGATGCACACTTAATAACAGGTTCAGGAACTGCAGCAATGGATATGGCAATTTCAAACACCGTGGACAAAGGGGATAAAGTACTAAATATAGTAAATGGAAACTTTGGAGACAGGTTTTACAAAATTGCAAATACCTACAAAGCAAACACAATGTTGCTCGACAATGAATGGGGCGATATGGCAGACGTTGAGAAAGTTAAAGAAACACTCGAAGAAAACCCTGATACAAAAGTAGTTACAATCGTTCACAACGAGACATCAACCGGTGTAAAGAACCCTATTGAAGAAATCGGTAAAGTTGTAAAAGACCACGATGCAATTTACATCGTAGATACAGTTTCATCATTAGGTGGCGACTATGTGGACGTTGATAAATTTAACATTGACATTTGTGTGACTGGTTCCCAAAAATGTATCGCTGCACCCCCAGGAATGGCGGCTATTTCAGTAAATGATAAAGCTTGGGAAGTTATAAACAAAACGGAAACTAAATCATTCTATTTAGACATTAAAGCTTACCAGAAAAAATGGGAAAGTAGTAAAGAAACACCTTACACTCCATCTGTATCAATGACCTATGCAATGAACAAGGCATTAGAAATCGTACTCGATGAAGGTTTAGAAACCAGATTCAAAAGACACGATAAATTTGCAGAAGCTACAAGAGCAGGTTTAGAAGCAATGGGTATTGAATTGTTCGCAAAAGAAAGAGCAAGGTCAGTAACAGTTACATCTGCTTTATACCCTGAAGGAATAAGTGATAAAGATTTCAGAGGAACTTTAAACAACGATTACGATGTTTTAGTTGCAGGAGGTCAAGCTCACTTAAAAGGTAAAATCTTCAGAGTAGGGCATATGGGTAGCGTAAAAGAGCACCATATATTAGGTACTTTAGCATTAATAGAAGCAGGTCTTAAAAAACTTGGATATGACGCAGGTTGTGGCGTTGATGTAGCTAAGGATTACTTATTATAA
- the yjjX gene encoding inosine/xanthosine triphosphatase, translating into MSSKKIENNKNENNKNNFKSPFENKICEICGKPAKTYRFGTILCESEECLSKAMNQRGGPAGHKLRVASIGTLNPVKISAAQEALERAVGSVLINSIDADSKVSDQPIGFDETFQGAYNRAKEAYDKASSMYGIGLEAGIVKIGEKRLDIHICVIYDSFRHTVGTSSGFQIPLEILSGIEQGVECGEIAGKLYGNPEIGKNVGLIGQLTDENIVRKDLCKQAITMALIPRLAQNMTTKF; encoded by the coding sequence ATGAGTAGTAAAAAAATTGAAAATAATAAAAATGAAAATAATAAAAATAATTTTAAAAGTCCATTTGAAAATAAAATTTGCGAAATATGTGGAAAACCTGCAAAAACCTATCGATTTGGAACCATCCTATGCGAAAGTGAAGAATGTCTTAGTAAAGCTATGAATCAACGTGGCGGTCCTGCCGGACATAAGTTAAGAGTCGCTTCTATTGGAACACTTAATCCCGTTAAAATTAGTGCAGCTCAGGAAGCTTTAGAGCGTGCGGTAGGTAGTGTTTTAATAAATTCAATAGATGCAGATAGTAAAGTATCTGACCAACCCATTGGATTTGATGAAACATTTCAAGGTGCATACAATAGGGCAAAAGAAGCTTATGATAAAGCTTCTTCGATGTATGGTATTGGTTTAGAAGCAGGTATTGTAAAAATTGGAGAGAAACGGTTAGACATTCATATTTGTGTGATATACGATAGCTTCAGGCATACGGTTGGAACGTCTTCAGGCTTTCAAATACCTTTGGAAATACTTTCAGGAATTGAGCAAGGCGTTGAATGTGGTGAAATCGCTGGAAAATTATATGGAAATCCTGAAATAGGCAAAAATGTGGGGTTAATAGGGCAATTAACTGATGAAAATATTGTTAGAAAAGATTTATGCAAGCAAGCAATTACTATGGCGTTAATTCCCCGATTAGCTCAAAATATGACTACTAAATTCTAA